One Pseudoliparis swirei isolate HS2019 ecotype Mariana Trench chromosome 4, NWPU_hadal_v1, whole genome shotgun sequence genomic window carries:
- the LOC130192651 gene encoding uncharacterized protein LOC130192651 encodes MQSRSTDAPGTFKYQRVPWRRLQSLALPAADTGSTMDLEDSVVKGGVLIVHHVHDGKHQYKVDNVKYKRVCDKAFVRRGDKLMQINGMDLQDLTPEELAQSLATDNPMLTVHKASMTKEHTEQVFPAEDTLHPFSKESTVLSFSMKMRRAEDLQQNEVGQEAEREEDGAKEEDVCQPENKENGEWGDLLIISMKKTRISVVNGRGCDIRSPCQGCNGTGCTFNDVVMVSESSEVMLVPRGPGGLRQLKSLNAAIEHFPSQQYLRGLCSQKAIYASPNPEEMTIYYYKSTSFVTFKGQPVVLNFSNSNCFLQCCKEGDRVFLQVETYEKQRLKKISMSDEGALSFVFYMKAGATKQRTFESALHGGWFIQIDNTNLVAMATLDGGGGDESFLFIIQT; translated from the exons ATGCAAAGCAGAAGCACAGACGCACCGGGGACATTTAAATACCAGCGCGTTCCCTGGCGTCGGCTTCAGTCTTTGGCTTTACCAGCGGCGGACACCGGCAGCACCATGGATCTGGAG GACTCTGTGGTTAAGGGAGGCGTGCTGATCGTCCACCACGTCCACGATGGAAAGCACCAGTACAAAGTGGATAATGTGAAGTACAAAAGGGTTTGCGACAAAGCGTTTGTCAG gagaggagacaaactGATGCAGATAAACGGCATGGACCTGCAGGATCTCACGCCTGAGGAGTTGGCACAGTCGTTAGCGACAGATAATCCGATGCTG ACGGTTCACAAGGCCAGCATGACGAAGGAGCACACTGAGCAGGTCTTCCCAGCTGAGGACACCTTACATCCCTTCTCCAAGGAATCCACAGTACTCAGTTTCAgcatgaagatgaggagggcggaggaccTGCAGCAGAATGAAGTGGGgcaggaggcggagagagaggaggacgggGCTAAAGAGGAGGATGTTTGCCAACCTGAAAACAAGGAGAATGGGGAGTGGGGGGATCTGCTCATCATATCCATGAAGAAGACCCGCATCTCCGTGGTGAACGGGAGGGGCTGCGACATCAGGAGCCCCTGTCAGGGCTGTAATGGGACAGGATGTACCTTTAATGATGTTGTCATGGTGTCAGAGTCCAGCGAGGTGATGCTTG TTCCCAGGGGACCTGGAGGTTTGCGTCAGCTAAAGTCGTTGAACGCTGCAATCGAACATTTTCCGTCACAACAATACCTCAGAGGTCTCTGCTCACAGAAGGCTATATATGCTTCACCGAACCCAG AGGAGATGACCATCTACTACTACAAGTCAACCAGTTTCGTCACCTTCAAAGGACAGCCAGTGGTCCTGAACTTTAGCAATTCCAACTGCTTCCTCCAGTGCTGCAAGGAAGGGGACAGGGTGTTCCTACAAGTGGAG ACTTACGAGAAGCAGAGGCTGAAGAAGATCTCCATGAGCGACGAGGGTGCCCTCTCCTTCGTCTTCTACATGAAGGCCGGGGCGACCAAACAGCGGACGTTTGAGTCAGCGCTGCACGGCGGCTGGTTCATCCAAATAGACAACACTAATTTAGTGGCAATGGCAACCCTGGATGGAGGGGGCGGGGACGAATCGTTCCTCTTCATCATTCAGACTTGA